One genomic region from Candidatus Binataceae bacterium encodes:
- a CDS encoding ABC transporter permease has translation MKFLVLIFRNMMRNPRRTVLTILTIAVATLVFAMLVSVPTSMDRIVDQLSKQQRLFVTNRAGPWNVPAKYCLDIKKLPHVTGCAADFDDFMLYRSDSDWIGISEADLELLDMSADLQGGNPEDLKRFKADRRSAAVGYETMKRFGWHVGQQVMLRNTWNGQAISLPFIIQTIVPDQTYPNLFLVRRDYMDEAYKAHGLKDLIGRASRLLVGVDNPDNMGQVARVIDETYRNSDTETRTETESDFISSNLASVGNIRAIIASLVFVVLITVLLISGNSMAMTVRDRIPEVALLRTLGFGRWRIGFLLFGEAVLLGLVGGAIGSIAALMMFLNGTDLGALTNGLALISVSPMVAIVSFVTAIAVSIVSGTIPVGGALHTPPAIALRKVV, from the coding sequence ATGAAATTCCTCGTCCTCATCTTTCGCAACATGATGCGCAATCCGCGGCGCACGGTATTGACTATTCTCACGATCGCGGTTGCGACACTTGTCTTCGCGATGCTGGTGTCGGTGCCGACTTCGATGGACCGAATAGTCGATCAGCTCTCGAAGCAGCAGCGGCTGTTCGTCACTAATCGCGCTGGTCCATGGAACGTGCCGGCGAAGTACTGCCTCGATATCAAGAAGCTTCCCCATGTCACGGGATGCGCAGCCGACTTCGACGACTTTATGCTCTATCGCTCCGATTCGGACTGGATCGGCATCTCAGAAGCAGACCTTGAGTTGCTCGACATGAGTGCCGATCTTCAAGGCGGCAACCCCGAGGATCTTAAGCGCTTCAAGGCGGACCGGCGCTCGGCTGCTGTCGGCTACGAAACCATGAAGCGCTTCGGCTGGCATGTCGGGCAGCAGGTGATGCTACGTAACACCTGGAACGGTCAGGCGATCAGTTTGCCGTTCATTATTCAGACCATTGTGCCCGATCAGACCTATCCGAATCTGTTCCTGGTGCGGCGCGATTATATGGATGAGGCTTACAAGGCGCACGGCCTGAAAGACCTCATCGGACGCGCCTCGCGATTGCTGGTGGGGGTCGATAATCCTGACAACATGGGTCAGGTAGCGCGCGTGATCGATGAGACCTATCGCAACTCTGATACTGAGACGCGCACTGAAACTGAGAGCGACTTTATTTCGAGCAATCTCGCGAGCGTCGGAAATATTCGTGCCATTATCGCGAGTCTCGTGTTCGTCGTGCTGATCACCGTACTGCTCATTTCCGGCAACTCGATGGCGATGACGGTGCGCGATCGGATTCCCGAGGTCGCGCTACTACGCACACTCGGTTTCGGCAGATGGCGCATCGGCTTCCTGCTCTTCGGCGAGGCCGTCTTGCTCGGCCTCGTCGGCGGCGCGATCGGCTCTATCGCGGCGCTCATGATGTTCCTCAACGGCACCGATCTCGGCGCCCTGACCAATGGTCTCGCGCTGATCTCGGTCTCGCCGATGGTGGCGATCGTGTCCTTTGTGACTGCGATCGCAGTTAGTATCGTCAGCGGAACGATTCCCGTTGGCGGCGCTCTCCACACGCCGCCGGCGATCGCACTGCGCAAGGTGGTCTGA
- a CDS encoding DUF1329 domain-containing protein — protein sequence MDLARRVATTIIALTIAGLVGSRAEAQVRPGDEIGPDNAAKVADLVSPGNLMLVRQGMRMKIVPTERLEWPPPYKSATEKYSPQVRLNPKGELQYYVAGQPFPLLDPNDPQVATKVMWNFSFRPQYTDDADIRDVEVDSYRPTGGDPVEHFLIAHFAFYNNIGRTEVPPIPTDPEGQGPGIRYKFGSFPFLEPSEIRGFGLVRYRYIDPDKDDNAWFYIPSNRRVREVTADTLSDVMGALSGANQGPSSTYATTLDPDSYFGFSAKIENYDYKLLGIKPMLAVVQAANTPVKPCATDGNRTICPENWEMRQLYVIEANAKPLSWHQRIGSDNVLIPKRILYIDSEGWFITASDQYDKEGKLWKTIATYNTYRDRPVPDAKVAIYPYKRAFQVGLVDEDLQTGFSSVISMPGRESPDHECWYINMGIVTKAFLDPHHMALIADH from the coding sequence AGTCGCGCCGAGGCGCAAGTCAGACCGGGCGACGAAATCGGCCCTGACAACGCCGCCAAGGTCGCCGATCTCGTGAGCCCGGGCAACCTGATGCTGGTGCGGCAGGGGATGCGGATGAAGATCGTACCGACGGAGCGCCTCGAATGGCCGCCGCCGTATAAATCCGCGACTGAAAAATACTCACCGCAGGTTCGCCTCAATCCGAAGGGTGAGCTCCAATACTATGTCGCCGGGCAGCCCTTTCCGCTGCTGGATCCAAATGATCCCCAGGTCGCGACCAAGGTCATGTGGAATTTCAGTTTCCGGCCGCAATACACCGACGATGCAGATATTCGCGACGTCGAAGTGGATAGCTATCGCCCGACCGGCGGCGATCCGGTCGAGCATTTCCTGATCGCGCACTTTGCCTTTTACAACAATATCGGACGCACTGAGGTTCCACCTATCCCCACTGATCCTGAAGGTCAGGGTCCCGGTATCCGGTACAAGTTTGGTTCGTTTCCGTTCCTCGAGCCGTCGGAGATTCGCGGCTTCGGCCTCGTGCGTTATCGCTACATAGATCCTGACAAAGACGACAATGCCTGGTTTTACATTCCCAGCAATCGGCGCGTGCGCGAAGTGACTGCGGACACGCTGTCCGATGTGATGGGCGCGCTGAGCGGCGCCAACCAGGGTCCGAGCAGCACCTACGCCACTACGCTCGATCCCGATTCCTACTTCGGATTCTCGGCCAAGATTGAGAACTACGATTACAAGCTGCTCGGCATCAAGCCGATGCTGGCAGTCGTGCAGGCGGCGAATACTCCGGTCAAACCCTGCGCCACCGACGGTAATCGCACGATCTGTCCGGAGAACTGGGAAATGCGGCAGCTCTATGTGATCGAGGCGAATGCGAAGCCGCTTTCATGGCATCAGCGAATCGGCAGCGACAACGTGTTAATTCCCAAGCGCATTCTTTATATCGACTCTGAAGGGTGGTTCATTACCGCATCCGATCAATACGACAAGGAAGGCAAGCTTTGGAAAACGATCGCGACCTACAACACTTATCGCGACCGTCCAGTTCCCGATGCGAAAGTTGCTATTTATCCTTACAAGCGCGCGTTCCAGGTTGGGCTCGTCGATGAGGACCTGCAAACGGGCTTTTCATCCGTCATTTCGATGCCGGGGCGTGAGTCGCCGGACCACGAATGCTGGTATATCAACATGGGTATCGTGACCAAGGCGTTTCTCGATCCGCATCACATGGCGCTGATCGCTGATCACTGA